In the genome of Curtobacterium sp. MCLR17_036, the window TGATGACGACGCGGTCGCGGTCGTCGCCGAAGTCGGTCGTGCGGAGCCAGAGCGCCCCCTCGGCCTCGTACATCATGCCGAGCGACCGCAGCCGCTCGATCGCGCGGTCGACCGCCTTCGACTCGTGCAGGGCGTTCTCGTGGAAGTAGACGTCGAAGTCCACGCCGAAGTCGTGCAGCGAGGACTTGATGTCGGCGAACATGAAGTCGACGCCCTCGCGGCGGAAGAGCTCCTGCGCCTCGTCGCGCGGCATGTCGCTGACGTCGGTGCCAGCGGGCAGCGTCGCGATGACACGGGCGGCGATCTCGGCGATGTAGGAGCCGCCGTAGCCGTCCTCCGGGGTCGGCTCGCCGAGCGCGCTCGCGACGAGCGACCGGGCGAAGCGGTCGATCTGCGCGCCGTGGTCGTTGAAGTAGTACTCCCGGGTGACCAGGCCGCCCTGCGCCTGGAACACGCGGGCCAGCGAGTCGCCGACGGCCGCCCAGCGCACGCCGCCCATGTGGATGGGGCCGGTCGGGTTCGCGGACACGAACTCCAGGTCGATGCGGACGCCGTCGTACAGGTCGCCGTGCCCGAAGGACTCGCCGCCGTCGACGATCGTGCGGGCGATCTCCCCCGCAGCCGCGGCGTCGAGCGTGATGTTGATGAAGCCCGGGCCGGCGATGTCCACCGATGCCACGCCGTCGAGCTCCGTCAGCTCGCCCGCGATCTCGGTCGCGAGGTCGCGGGGGTTCGTGCCGAGCCGCTTCGCGAGCTGCATGGCGGCGTTCGACGCCCAGTCGCCGTGCGCGCGGTTCTTCGGCCGCTCGAGCGCCACGTGGGACTCCCCGATCGTCACGGTCTCGGACGCGCCTCGTCGCTCGACGATCCCGGTCAGGATCGACAGGTACGCGGCGGAGAGTTCGGCAGGAGTCACGGCGGACGAGTCTACCGGGACACCCAGGTGCACGCCGGACGATGCACCATCATGTCGGGATGACGACCCGCAGCCGTGCCCGGGCGATCACCCTCGCCGTCGCCGCCTCCGTCGCCGCGCTCGTGCTGACTGGCTGCTCGGGCGGCGGGGACCGCGCTCCGTCGGCCAGCGCGACCCCGGTCGGGACGCCGGTGTCGCAGTCCTGCGCCGCGCTGCTGCCGAGCGCCGCCCTGTCCGTCTACGGCGAGACCTTCGCGCTCGACGACTCGTACCGGCCGGCCGCGCGGACCCCGGCCGCGACGATCGCCGCCCAGCGCGGCCGCGTCTGCCGGTTCCGCAGCGCCGGCGACGACGCCACGACGATCACACTGGCCGTCGCCGACCTGCCTGAGAAGTCGCTCACGAACCTGAAGGACGCCCTGTTCGAGCGCGGCGGTTCCGTGCCGACCTACCGGGTCGAGGGCTACTTCTCGTTCGCCGACGGGGTCGGTCGGGCCGACGCGTTCGCCGACCCGTACTGGATCACCGCGCAGTCGACGCTCTTCACCGAGCCCGGGGGCGCCCAGCCCGTCATCGACGCCGCTCGCTCCGCCCTGCAGGCAACCGCCTCCGCCACACCGGCGGGCTGACGGACGGCGTCCGCCGCTGCGGACGCTGACGGCAGCGAGCGGCGAGCGACGGGCTCGCCCAGCGGGCAAGGCGCAGCAGGCAGGACGCCGCGAGCAGGGCGCAGCGGGCAGGGCGCGGCGGGCAGGGCGAAGCGGGAGGTGACGGACGGGAGGCGCGGTGCCAGGCCGCCACGGGCCTCCCGTCCGTCGTCAGCCCCGTCCTGCGCCGCGCGCGACACGCGCTGTCCGGAAGCGCTCCCGGGACCTGCTACGGTTGGTGACACCCCTCGGCCCCCATAGCTCAGGGGATAGAGCACTGCCCTCCGGAGGCAGGGGCGGAGGTTCGAATCCTCCTGGGGGCACACTTCTCATCCTCTCGCGGCTGCGCAGCCCGCCGGCTCGTCGTCCCACCGGGCCACGCATCGTCGTGACACCCCGTGTTTCCCTGCGCGTCACCTCGGGTCACTACGCTCCTGGGCCGGTCGTCCCGCACGCGGCCGGGAAACGAGCACGATGACCCCCGACGCCCCCGCCGGCACCGTGCAGCAGGAGCTCGCGCGCGCGGCCCACGCGCCCGCGCCCCGCACCCTGCTCGACGTCCTCGCCGCGACGGCCGCCGCGCACCCCGACGCCACCGCGCTCGAGGACCCCGACGGCACCCTCGACTACGCCGCCCTGCTGCGCACCGTGCACGAGCGGGCCGACGACCTGGCCCGGCGGGGCGTCCGGCGGGGCGACCGGGTCGGGGTGCGGATCCCCTCCGGCGGACGTGACCTGTACCTGTCGATCCTCGCCGTGCTCGCCGCGGGGGCCGCCTACGTGCCCGTCGACGCCGACGACCCCGAGGAACGCGCCACGCTGGTGTTCGGCGAGGCCGGTGTCGTCGGCGTGATCGGTGCGGGCGGCGTCCTGCGGGACCGCGACGGCGCCGAGCTGCCGGTGACGGACCCTGCGGCGAGCGCCGAGCTCCCCCGCGAGACCGACGACGCGTGGATCATCTTCACCTCCGGTTCGACGGGTGTGCCCAAGGGTGTGGCGGTCACCCACCGCAGTGCTGCGGCGTTCGTGGACGCCGAGGCCCGGATGTTCCTGCAGGCGGCGCCGATCGGTCCGGGTGACCGGGTGCTGGCGGGGCTGAGCGTGGCGTTCGACGCGTCGTGCGAGGAGATGTGGCTG includes:
- the argS gene encoding arginine--tRNA ligase, with the translated sequence MTPAELSAAYLSILTGIVERRGASETVTIGESHVALERPKNRAHGDWASNAAMQLAKRLGTNPRDLATEIAGELTELDGVASVDIAGPGFINITLDAAAAGEIARTIVDGGESFGHGDLYDGVRIDLEFVSANPTGPIHMGGVRWAAVGDSLARVFQAQGGLVTREYYFNDHGAQIDRFARSLVASALGEPTPEDGYGGSYIAEIAARVIATLPAGTDVSDMPRDEAQELFRREGVDFMFADIKSSLHDFGVDFDVYFHENALHESKAVDRAIERLRSLGMMYEAEGALWLRTTDFGDDRDRVVIKSDGEPAYIAGDLAYYLDKRERGFERNLIMLGADHHGYVGRMMAMCAAFGDEPGKNLEILIGQMVNLLKDGQPFRMSKRNGTIVSMEDLVDAVGVDAGRYALVRFASDTSIDIDLDLLTKRTNDNPVFYVQYAHARTQSVARNAAAAGVDRSAFDASLLTHESEGALLGALAEYPRVVRQAAELREPHRIARYIEQLAGLYHRWYDSCRVTPLGDEPVTDLHRTRLWVNDATGQVVRNGLGLLGVSAPSRM